A part of Osmerus mordax isolate fOsmMor3 chromosome 10, fOsmMor3.pri, whole genome shotgun sequence genomic DNA contains:
- the noc3l gene encoding nucleolar complex protein 3 homolog, which yields MGPPKSKKRKPSFRRLLKTSNVKLENKQKNRQFKQQNTEKKHRKEQKKLRQAIKDASLRTPQPLERYKKRPEEEEDEEFVESLPVDMMDEDDLEQIREMAKKASFLTRDLSSCGPVHAKKRKSEQQPENYEKMPRKMNVMEEKEVIHLLPLKNKTGLIPQSMEKPVVPKKEEEEEEMDDQTGLEQFENEEETETGPALTPQEQEKLRAQKLSDRKLRIAGLGSAILSNPTNSIKKLKELRTMLLETDPYVAVTVRKLVMVSLMEVFKDIVPSYRIRPLTEAEKTTKVKKETQQLREFEEGLVSQYKFFLENLEQTVKDWQQRKRKRSDAVSLQSYKGLAEVAIRCICELLVAMAHFNFHNNIIVMVVPLMNSPTRKVSDMCCEAVRQLLKQDKVGQASLGAVKVISGLVKSRNYEVRPEMLRSLLSLRIKEVDLKKDTEDTAPKKKFMKYKEKQKHLSRMQRKWKKAEEKLDKELLETEASESKEKKIKLHTETLNIVFLIYFRILKKAQKSILLPSVLEGLAKFAHLINLEFFDDLLNVLQNLIQVGDLTYRESLHCIQTSFNILSGQGDVLNIDPLKFYTSLYKTLLKLHAGASNDDIRIVLDCLDVMLTRRRKQVTLQRAQAFVKRLSTLSLHTLPNAAVGILASSRSIIHTFPKCDVLLDNEAQGSGVFLPELDEPEYCNPQSTALWELHTLKRHYHPVVRRFASHVALGAPSEGSGALQVQLSRRSPAELFDDYSVRDMTFNPPVDSPSSKKKEHFTIGAALLDSQLKLQVDLALSAETDPSCLDFSSALSQTCT from the exons ATGGGCCCG CCCAAAAGCAAAAAGAGAAAGCCGAGTTTTCGTCGGCTGCTGAAGACCAGCAACGTAAAACTTGAGAACAAGCAAAAAAACAGGCAGTTCAAACAACAGAACACCGAGAAGAAACACCGTAAAGAACAGAAGAAGCTCCGCCAGGCTATTAAAGATGCGTCCCTGCGGACGCCACAGCCGCTGGAGCGCTACAAGAAGAGACCTG aggaagaggaagatgaggagtttGTGGAGTCCCTGCCCGTGGACATGATGGATGAAGATGACCTGGAGCAGATCAGGGAAATGGCCAAGAAAGCCTCATTCCTCACCAGAGACCTGTCCTCCTG cggCCCTGTGCACGCCAAGAAACGCAAGTCTGAGCAGCAGCCGGAGAACTATGAGAAGATGCCCAGGAAGATGAATGtcatggaggagaaagaggtcaTCCACCTGCTTCCCCTCAAGAACAAGACGGGCCTCATTCCCCAGAGCATGGAGAAACCAG TCGTCccaaagaaagaggaggaggaggaagaaatggACGATCAGACAGGTTTGGAACAGTTTGAAAACG agGAGGAAACAGAAACTGGCCCCGCCCTCACCCCCCAAGAACAGGAAAAGCTCCGCGCTCAGAAAttgtcagacaggaagctaCGCATTGCTGGTCTGGGGTCAGCTATCCTGTCAAATCCCACCAATAGT ATTAAGAAGCTAAAGGAGCTGCGCACCATGCTGTTGGAGACGGACCCGTACGTAGCGGTGACAGTCAGGAAGCTGGTCATGGTGTCTCTCATGGAGGTGTTCAAGGACATAGTCCCCTCCTACAGGATCCGACCCCTGACGGAGGCTGAGAAGACTACCAAG GTGAAAAAGGAGACCCAGCAGCTCAGAGAGTTTGAGGAGGGATTGGTGAGCCAGTACAAGTTCTTCCTAGAGAACCTGGAGCAGACTGTCAagg ACTggcagcagaggaagaggaagcgtAGTGACGCCGTGTCCCTGCAGTCCTACAAGGGGCTGGCCGAGGTGGCCATCCGCTGCATCTGTGAGCTTCTGGTTGCCATGGCGCACTTCAACTTCCACAACAACATCATCGTCATGGTGGTGCCCCTCATGAACAGCCCCACCAGGAAG GTATCAGACATGTGCTGTGAGGCGGTCAGACAGCTCCTGAAGCAGGACAAGGTGGGCCAGGCCTCACTCGGTGCCGTCAAGGTCATATCTGGCCTGGTCAAGAGCAGGAACTATGAAGTCAGACCCGAG ATGCTgcggtctctcctgtctctgaggATAAAGGAGGTGGACTTGAAGAAGGACACAGAAGACACGGCCCCCAAGAAGAAATTCATGAAGTACAAAGAGAAGCAGAAGCATCTGTCCAGGATgcagaggaag TGGAAGAAGGCTGAGGAGAAGCTGGACAAGGAGCTTCTGGAGACTGAGGCCTCGGAGAGTAAAGAAAAGAAGATCAAGCTG CACACAGAGACTCTGAACATTGTGTTCCTGATCTACTTCAGAATACTGAAGAAAGCCCAGAAGTCTATTCTGCTGCCCTCCGTTCTAGAAGGGCTGGCCAA gTTTGCTCACCTGATCAACCTCGAGTTCTTTGATGACCTGTTGAACGTTCTCCAAAATCTGATCCAAGTAGGA GATCTGACCTATCGTGAGAGCCTCCACTGCATCCAGACCTCCTTCAACATCCTCTCTGGACAAG GTGACGTCCTCAACATTGACCCTTTGAAGTTCTACACCAGCCTCTACAAGACTCTACTGAAACTACATGCAG gGGCGTCTAACGATGACATCAGGATCGTGCTGGACTGTCTGGACGTGATGCTGACCAGGCGCAGGAAACAGGTGACCCTGCAGCGGGCACAGGCATTCGTCAAGAGGCTGAGCACGCTCAGTCTGCACACGCTGCCCAACGCTGCCGTGGGCATCCTGGCGTCCAGCAGGAGCATCATACAC ACCTTCCCTAAGTGTGACGTCCTATTGGATAACGAGGCCCAGGGGAGTGGCGTGTTCCTGCCTGAGCTGGATGAACCAGAGTACTGCAACCCCCAAAGCACAGCCCTCTGGGAGCTACACACGCTCAag agaCACTACCACCCGGTTGTGCGGCGGTTTGCCTCTCACGTGGCCCTCGGGGCCCCCAGCGAGGGATCCGGAGCGCTGCAGGTCCAGCTCAGCAGACG GTCTCCAGCGGAGCTGTTTGATGACTACAGTGTTCGGGACATGACCTTTAACCCTCCAGTGGATTCCCCCTCCTCCAAAAAGAAG GAACACTTCACGATAGGAGCAGCTCTGCTGGACTCTCAGCTGAAGCTGCAGGTGGACCTGGCTCTGTCAGCAGAGACGGATCCCTCCTGCTTAGACTTCTCCTCAGCCCTCTCACAGACCTGCACATGA